The Cardiocondyla obscurior isolate alpha-2009 linkage group LG22, Cobs3.1, whole genome shotgun sequence DNA window TGGCCAGATCATTATTGCAACCAACTTGGCTGGCCGTGGCACCGACATTAAGATTACCGATAAATTGGACAAGGCGGGCGGTTTACATGTCATACTATCTTACTTGCCGATTAACAGTCGCATAGAACAACAGGCCTTTGGACGCGCTGCTAGATGTGGGAATAATGGTTCAGGTAGATTAATAATCAAAAGGTCACAAGATGCTTATATGTCTCAGATTTTATACTTGAAGCAAGACCGCGACTTTGAGGAGATCCGTCGTATTTCCAATATCATATTGCACCACGAAACGCGGATTTACATGGAGGAAAAGGCTCTTCGTGATTTCAAGAAAGAATACACTCGcttgaagaatattttaacgGAAAACAAAACACCTAAAGAGATAACAGACATATTGTTATACAGTTGCTTAGATGAATGGGCTTTCTGGGTGGATGAAAACagtaaatatgtaaatgattCGAATCTACAAAATAAACAGAAGTATGAAGAATCTCTTAATAACttaatcaaacattttaaTCAGATAAATATTGAGACGACCGAAGATTGGCAATATTGGATTCGCGAACCGAATCAACTTATAAAACTTGCCAAAAACTTTGCGTTATGTAAGAACCAAAACGTGGCAATTAAATTGTTTGATCGTATTATCGAGAAAGAACCGTACTTTTCGGAAGCTGCACATTATTATAAAGCTTTCTCGTTgataaaaaacattaacatAAACGACAAGCATGCtgtaactttattaaaaagagaattgaGACAAGCATCAAAACTTCTGAAGAAGCATCGGGATCACGCTTTAATGATTGGAGAAATTATTGATACGCTGAAGCATAAAAATTCTggaattatacaaattaacgCCTTCAAGGAGCAGCACAAAAACATAAGCACTATATATGAAATCTTTTTGCAATCTATATATGACATTTTAGGTCATCCTGTAACACCAGAAACATTacaaaaatatgatataaacAAGGAAGAATTAGCAGAAACCTTGTTTGACgattttcttgaaaataatattttaaaaaaaccaaAGATATCgcaaaactttaaagaaaaaactcgagaaataaaaaaaattagcgatCAACATCATGCAATCAGTAATGAACTGAACATTTTCATATTTAGCACCTTTGATCGTCaatcaaatgataaatttaatatgaatttaagGCAGTACGAAAAACGCCTAAAAAATTGCGTAATAATGCCCAACAGAGAAGAGTTTTGGAACCTACTAATAAAAGATAGAGTTTTGATAAATGAAGTAAAATACGTTACAATCATTATGAACAAGTTAAAAAGCATGGATCCTTCGTTGGCGAAATCAATAGTCAATATAAAGGAACAATCGTGTACTTTAAGATGCAAAAAACAGGAGTTACTTCTTTATCCATACgacaaggaaaaaaatttagatgaTATCACGATTGAAGAGaatgttttgaaaaattttgtaagtaATGATAAAAAGTACAAGTTTTTAAAACAGAGAGgtgtttttatttctaacaAGAAAGCGACTTTTGATTCAAGAAAAGTGGATTCCGTCATTTTCCCACGATTTGATTTAATAACTCAAAAAGATTTTACTGAAAGAAGCATACCAGTAGAAGAAGCAAAAGGAATTCTAGCAAAACTCGTCGAAAACAAAATCTTAGCTAAACAAGAAAACGATAGTTATCAACTGATTACTGATTATGATAAGATCGTTGATTTTCAACTGTCGTCCTATTGCGTTTATGAATCCTTTGTAAAACAACTTTTAGAAACATGCTTTAAGTACAGAATAGCGCTGCAAAAATTGATAAAGGATTTCACAGAAGCAGtagatattacaaataaaatagatacCGATACAGAGTTTAAAGTGAATAATATACAGATATTATCTAAGCCACATCAATCGGtgattttatctttaatagaagaagaaattattaaacctGTAAAAGTGTCTAACGATATCAAGAGATGGAAAGAAAAACTATATTCTATGTACAATTGCAATATAtcgcaagaaaaattaatgaatgtaCTTTACCAAAACGATCTCATTCCACCAATAGAGGACGAAATTTTACttgattatataattaaagaaaaattaattgttatattaaatacagaaccaaaattattaaaaccaaTCATTTATTCTCATATATATCtacaagatttaataaatacaatgaATTCAAATACagaagagaataaaattaatgtatcacTCAATGAAGAgactataaataaaatacacttaTTGAACAATTCGACTTACAAAGGTCCTACCGAAACTATtaaaacgattattaaaaattatacttatttgagtaagaaaaacataaaaaacattattgtTACAAATTTGGAGAAATTGAGAAATCCGTTAAAGATTTTAGGAAATCCTGACTGTAGTTTAAAATCGCTTCTTGAATATGTCAATGAAAATGGGTCTTTCACCGAAAGTGATTATCCAGAGGaagaattacaaatttttattttaaacggtCTGAAACATCTTTTAACAATTCATGAAAAACGGTGGACTTGGAATATGATTTTAAACACCATCGGAATTGTTGTCTTAGCTATAGTGCAGATCATTATCGGTAATTTACTAATGTTTTACTCAGCAGGAACTCAAGCTGGTTTAGGTTCTGCATTCATATCGGAGGGTATAGGTGATATTATGTTTGCTCTAATGACTTTAAGATCTGGTTACTTCAGTTGGAATAGCTACAAACAACACAAACTCATGAGTCTAGCAATTAGTGCAATGACTTTTGGCATAGGAGCATACATGTCATATGGTAAAAAAGTAACGTCAATTTATGCAAGTAAGGTTGCACCTAATATCTTGGCAAATGGCAAGAAAATAACTGAAATGACAGGAAAACAGTTGACTAAACACATAGGTCGTTCAGCAGTAACTAAAGATTTAACTAAACATATTATACTACATACCACGAAAGGCGTCGCACTTGGTATAGCAAATGTAACCACCGAAACGATTGTAGACAATTATCTTCAAACTTTATGTAGAGATATCGAACTCGCTGTAATAGCAAATATTGATCAAGTTGTGAATGAGTGCGATATGCatgaaactttaaaaaaagcaTATGAAATGCTGGGACCACAAAAGGCTTTTACAATGATAATGGATTTATCTAACAATTTCTTCGTGGAACAAGATCGTACAAAATCGATTAGTTTGTATAAATCAGTAATAAATTGCATATTGCAAAACATCAAACAGACGAAATCAAcaaataaatcgataaaagTCTCATTGTTACTGGGGGTAATCGGTACGTCCACTGAAATTATAGAAAAGGTTGCCATTTTGcacaaattaaacaatttaacgaaaaatatgTTGATTACTTTAAAACAGGATATTGTAGAATTATGTGAACTTTCTCAGCAACCAGATACATCACATAAAATCGATGATAAAGATATCTGTAAATTTGAACAAAAAGTTATAGACATGTGGAAATCATCACTGCATCAACAAACTAACATAGTGATAAAAGAGGCATTAGTGAAGCCTATGATGTCCATGGTTatgcaaaaaatattgaaatacaCTAGCAAAAACATGCAAAGAGGGTTCAAAAGTTTGATGGAAGATagatactttaataaatttgaaaaatacaaaaaaaagtacgaaaaaaatatccaagattttaaaaacacGTCCACCGAAATGTACACTCAAACTGAAAAAGAATATCATAAAACTTTGATAGGTCTATTGAAGAAAACTAAAAATCCTGACCTGTTTGCAAACATTGTACGCGAAAATATACCAATGGATATGTCTTGTGTATCAGCTTGCTTACCGGTTATAGAACGTTTGCTGATAAAATATGGAAATAATATCAAAGGATTAACTATTATCGTGGAAAACGAAACTGGCTTATCAGTGAGAATATCTTCTAATCCGTATGAAGAACAAAATACGATAATATCCCTTAATTTAGAAAACAATCATTTCCAAGTGTCCAAGGATAATATTTCACTCGACGTCGCCGGTCGTGATGCATTGAACAACAATTGTTTACACGAAGCCTTGTGCCAATATATACCTGAGCTGCGAAACTTGAAAGCAAACGAATTTAGAGAACAAATAGCTAAGGAAATTGAAACCAATCCTCAGATACGAGAACAAGTATCACACGGTTGGCATAAATTCAGTATATCGGCAGGACTGATCGGTGGTGCAAAGAACATAAATAACGCCATAAATGATAAAACtgcaaatgataaaaaattctcCGTTTGGAAGAAAAATGAACAGGTCGATAAAGATCTCACGATTCTTGGGCCGTTGAACAATGAATTGTTAAATCAGCAATGTACAAATGCTTTCAGAGAAGCATTGAAATGCTGTAACGACTATCTCAATCAGGTGCAAGGAGTGGATCGAGATCATGTTTCCGTTAATCCATGCATGTTCCAGGCTATCAAGTATGACACGATATTTGTCAAAAAACCAATGGGTGACGTTGAAATTGGTTATTTTCCTGTCGAGATGAAGGCTACGGTAGAGGTATTGGCATCCGAGACGAAAAAGAAGCTACAATTAGTAGTAGAGATCAATGTCGACAATCCTCTTGTTAGTCCGGTTGTAAGTGGTCCGCAGAATCCTTATATAGGCTACAAGATATCGGGACCAAAGAGcgctaaatataaaacgtgtGGGCATGTTATAATGAATAAAGAGGGAAATGAATATCTTCCACATCGACGACcagataatataaaagtaaatcttacagaaaatattatagtgaaaaataaaattcctaTTACTAGTCTTTTTTATGGACCTACAAGGCCAAATCTGATTCTTGAACGAACTGATCCTGATTATGATAGATCACAAATTCGAGGGAAATCGtttgtaacaatattttattaaagaatttaagttttttttatgttaattcattgttaattcattattattattaaacaaacagatattccattaatttttacgtcgatttattttatatttttcatttattgtCTGCATTTCTATGCTTATGTATGTgtaattgaataatataataatataagtagtatgataatgataatactAATTTTGCTTTAACATAGTTAAACTATAAATAACAAGTAAAGAATATGCACTGATAAttgtcgaaataaaataatctttttattctacattttctgtACTATTAATCTGAAACTTCATacacgaatattaattaagtgcAACCAAGATGGTGCTCGAAATAGAACGAATACCGAACAGCTAAAAATACTATATGCGGCTGCTTAGTCGTCGATGTCTAGTCGTTCCGATTAATAGTCCAGTAGTGTTTCGATAAAAGtgttttattttgattaaaaaatattcgtttgaatagaaaacgtaaaaaaaaatgtaatgtgaattaaaaaaaagtattagtcttttgttttttctttcaaagaaataaaccattttttacgcttttccattttctttgtaatttgACGAAATAAAGTTGAGAAActccaatttttattatattttactatttatagtataagaaaaagaaagaaagatgtttaaaatagagaaatcaAATCTAGCGTAGCACGCGAAGATGCAGCTCCACTGATTGCGTTGATATTACAGACGCATTTATTACAGAGAAaaacaatgtaatattaaaagatatagtTATCTTCTGtagaaaaagcaaaagagGTATTAAACACGCAAACTGAAAACGAACGTTTGTTAGAAACAATAAATGATGCAAACGTGCCTGTTGAAGAATTAGTTAATCCAGACACATCCACTACAGATGACGCAGAAATTATTCAAACATTTACAATGAGAGGAAACGTGAGTGTAACATATGTCAAAGCACAAGATATTAGCCCAAGTACCAAAGCCCAAGATATTAGTCCAAGTATCAAAGTCTAAGTACACTAAGAACACTGAAGaatctaatataataattctgtGATCGCTcttcaagataaaaaaacatCAAAATCTGCTAGCGAAGGAAAGGTATGAAatcaataagaaataataattaacaaactttgctatttattattatttatcaatgtTTATTTTCAGGCGGTTACGTTAAAGCAAAATGCAGGAGATAATAATGCAGCATGCATATACTATAGATTGGAGGTAGAAGTACAGGTGAGAAAATCAGCTACAACTACAAATTATCttgaaataattgattaattttatttcgataaataaGTTAAAGCTTCGCGTTTTCAGTTAAATatctaagttttttttatatagtcgtttttgccatatcttttttcatttaatcAATGCtgaaacatatatacatatcaatataacattttccacttttaattataatatatcttaaataattgtttatttaagttacaaaaaaaagttctagaactttttataataaatttaaaaaattaactttaaggGAGTAGAGCTTTACCATCTTTCTTTAGTTAACATTCATGCAGAATCTATTTGTATAAccgacagaaaaaaaagaatgcgaCAGTTATCAGAAGAGGTTGgaagagacggagagaaaacTAGCTGCCTTGCAAGCATCTTACGACGCGATAATGAATCAAGGTGATGAAAATATTATGCAACAATCGATGGAACAGCTGCGTGGACAATTGCTACATACGCATTGATGTACGAGGAACGTAATCGCGTTGTCACAAATCAGGAGAATCAGATCAATGCTTTGAACAATCAAGTGACCTCGTTGAAGGAGGTGGTATCAATTACACATGATTTGTTGCAAATCCGTAACATGGGGATGA harbors:
- the LOC139110904 gene encoding LOW QUALITY PROTEIN: centrosomal protein of 83 kDa-like (The sequence of the model RefSeq protein was modified relative to this genomic sequence to represent the inferred CDS: inserted 1 base in 1 codon; deleted 1 base in 1 codon) produces the protein MVLEIERIPNKKAKEVLNTQTENERLLETINDANVPVEELVNPDTSTTDDAEIIQTFTMRGNVSVTYVKAQDISPSTKAQDISPKKKECDSYQKRLEETERKLAALQASYDAIMNQGDENIMQQSMEQLRGQLLHXALMYEERNRVVTNQENQINALNNQVTSLKEVVSITHDLLQIRNMGMKQLEAEVNNMEKKISEERDQHNMIISKMDVAMRLNADLKKKYKTQLSLFQSLREKYSEKVSLLSKEKEALETATSVPE